The Primulina tabacum isolate GXHZ01 chromosome 1, ASM2559414v2, whole genome shotgun sequence genome contains the following window.
GAATATGGTGGAGAACATATCTCAAGAGGTTTCGAACATGAATCTCTGTGATGTAATATCAGAAGTTAATCTGGTGGGTTCTAACCCAAGGGAGTGGTGTATCGACACTGGTGTCACTCGCCATGTTTGCTCCGACAAGGAGATGTTTGCTACTCTTGAGGAATCTATGAATGGTGAAAAACTATTCATGGGAAATTCCGCCACTTCCGAGATCAAGGGACAAGGGAAAGTTGTCCTAAAGATGACATCTGGAAAAGAACTGACTTTGAACAATGTGTTGTATGTGCCTGACATCCGCAAGAACTTGGTGTCAGGGTCGCTTCTGAACAAGCATGGTTTCCGCATTGTATTCGAGTCAGATAAGGTGGTTTTGTCGAAAAGTGGAATGTTTGTTGGCAAATGTTATGTTTGTAATGGGTTATTCAAACTCAATGTTATGGCTGTTAAGCCTGTGATGAATAAAGTTAATACTTTTGCTTACTTGCTTGAGTCTTCTTGTTTATGGCATGGTAGACTTGGACACGTTAATTACGATACAATTCGTagactaattaacatgaaaagcattcatgcattccaaattgataaacaacacaAATGTGAAACTTGTGTTGAGGCAAAACTAACAAGATCATCTTTTCGAACTATTTGAACCACTTGATCTAATTCACAGTGATATATGCGATCTAAAAGGTGTACAAACTCGTGGtggaaataaatacttcatcacttttgttgacgatagcacaaaattttgttatgtgtATCTCCTCAAAAGTAAAGATAAAGCTATTGACAAATTTGTCCAATATTAGAGTGAAGTTGAAAACcaacttagcaagaaaattaaggtgctaagaagtgatcgtggaggtgaatatgaatcaccatttgctgagttttgtgcTCAACACGGTATCAAACATGAAAGAACtgcaccttattctcctcagcaaaatggcattGCAGAGAGAAAGAATCGCACATTGAAAGAAATGATGAATGCGTTGTTATTAAGTTCTGGTTTACCACAGAACATGTGGGAGGAAGCTGTTCTAACAGCAAATTACCTTTTAAATAAGGTGCCCCAAAAGAAGCAAGATAAAAGTCCATATGAGTTATGGAAAGGTAGAAGTCCTTCTTACCAATACTTGCGAGTGTGGGGGTGTCTTGCCAAGGTACCAGTACCCACTccaaagaaagtaaagataGGACCAAAAACTGTGGATTGcattttcattggatatgcTCAAAACAGTAGTGCATATCGTTTTCTTGTACATGAATCTCAAATACCTGATATTCACAAGAATACGATAATGGAATTAAGAAATTCTTCGTTCTTTGaaaacatgtttccatgcaaatctaaggaaaaaccaagttcatccaaaagatTATATGAAACAAATGATGAAGAACAAGAGCTTGATCAAGACACAGAACCTAGACGTAGCAAGAGAGCTAGGACTGAGAAATCCTTTGGTCCGgatttcatcactttcatgatGGAAAGTGAACCTCAAAGCTTCAAGGAAGCAATGAGTTCATATGAGGGACCTCTATGGAAAGAGGCTATCAATTCCGAAATGGAATCCATTTTACAAAACCATACGTGGGAattagtaaatcttcctccgggaagcaaaccactaggctgtaaatgtgttttcaaaaggaaaatgaaatcagatggaaCCATAGATAAGTATAAAGCCAGATTGATAATTAAAGGTTACCATCAACGTGAAGGGCTTGATTACTTTGACACATATTCTCCTGTATCGAGAATAACCTCTATTCGTGTGATACTTGCGATTGCCGCCTTGCGGAATCTTGAAGTACACCAAATAGACGTAAAGACAGCTTTTCTAAATGGAGATTTAGAAGAGGAAATTTACAAAGAACAACCTGAGGGATTTTCTGCGACTGGACAAGAAAATAAGGTTTGTAAACTGGTGAAGTCTCTGTATggcttaaaacaagcaccaaaacaatggcacgaaaaatttgataagGCCATGTTGCAAAGTGGATTTAAATTCAGTGATTGTGACAAATGTGTATACATAAAAACCACTGAAAATggatatgtcattttatgtcTTTACGTAGATGACATACTTATCATTGGAAGTAATGATAAAATGATCAAATCCACCAAGAAGTTATTGAACTCTAGATTTGATATGAAAGATTTGGGCTTAGCCGATGTAATCCTCGGAATTAAAATCCATAGAACATCAGAAGGGCTAATCCTAAGTCAGTCACGTTATGTTGACAAAATACTTGAAAAGTTCAATAATGATGACTCTGCATTGGCTAGAACCCCGATAGATACCAGTCAAcatctatcaaagaatcgaggtgaaagtatgtctcaattagaatactctcgagtcattggaagtctgatgtacttaatgagttgaacaagaccagacatagccTATGCAGTAAGCAAATTGAGTAGATTTACGAGTAATCCAGGAGTTGAACACTGGAAAGCAATTATCAGATTGCTAAGATACTTAAGGTACACTCGTGATCATGGGCTGCACTATACCAGATATCCTGCTGTTATTGAAGGATACAGTGATGCAAATTGgatatctgatatgaaagactcAAAATCTACAAGTGGATTTATATTTACTTTAGGAGGTGTAGCAATTGCGTGGAAATCTTCCAAACAAACTGTAATAGCCAGATCCACGATGGAATCTGAGTTTATAGCTCTTGACAAGTGTGGTGAAGAGGCTGAATGGCTGCGTCATTTTTTAGAAGATATTTCAGGATGGGAAAAACCAATGCCGGCTATATGCATACATTGTGATAGTCAATCTGCGATTGGAAGGGcacaaaataaaatgtaaaaTGGTAAGTCTAGGCATATACGTCGTAGACATAATACCATTAGATAACTACTCTCAACTGGAGTTATCTCTGTTGACTATGTAAAGTCAAAGGATAATATAGCGGATCCGCTAACCAGAGAGTTAGTTGCGAAATCGTCAAGGGGAATGGGGCTCAAGCCTATAGAATAAATTGGTGCGAAGGAAAACCCAACCTACGCTGACTGGAGATCCCAAGAACTAGGTTCAATGGGACAACCTAATCGCACTAATTTGGATAATCACTGTGGGGGTTATCCCTAGTCCATTCCTATTATGAAACAGTGAATGTTGAGGATAAGCTTACGGCTTTTAATGATTCTGATAAGAAGCAATATAGAATCACCTATGTGAGAGAGAAGTGAGGCCGCTTCGAAGAAATTGCAGGGCTCAATTCTAGACCCTCTTGCAGAACCAGGCGTGTGTTCATGGCCAAAAAGAACACAATCATGAGAACTTAATAGTATCAGGGAGAGTCTTGTGTGAAGTATACCACCATTCACACAAACGGATGTACAGTTCAAAGACATCACGTCTACTGTCAACCAGTGAATTAATATGCTTTCACAAAGGAAGGTTCAAAGGGTAATACCTACCTATCATATGCAAGACTCAACTGTTGAACTTTATCAGTGGAATCCTTTCGTATAACTTTAAATTCCCATTTatgtgggggattgttggaTTAAAGGTGGGCTTTTAGGCTTATGAGCTTTTCATGTGAGTGAATGGAAATTTGGAAAGGTGGGTTTGTCCCACATTGGAAAAATGAAGTGGTATAGATAAGTTATATTATGTTACACTTTATGGAGGTGTAACTATGATTGGTCAAGAGGCTCTCTCTCGCGCACACAGGCGCAGGGGGGGTGCAAATCATGGGCCTGATTTGCAGTGGAAAAAAGGCTTGACTCGTGTGCAAGCATACGAGCGCGACCTGGGCGCGTCGAATGTCGGATCGATCAAGGCAAAAATCGTCTAGCAGTCTATGccatcttttgttattttttggtTGAGACCTTTCACATGCCCTTGAGACCTTTCACATGGCTTGGCTTTTGATGCTTCATCTCACCAACTCTTGGTGTTTCATCTACCATCTATAAGGCAACCTTTGGCCTTTCATATGGATGGGATTGACATGTATAAATAGGAGATGTGCTTAGCCAAGAAAGGAGAGAGAAAAAACACCTGCAAATTCACTTTCCCTTGCATTCTGTTTTCCATCTTGCTGTCGTTCTGCTGAATTTCTGGTTCTTCTGAAATTCTGCTACAGTACAGCACTTCTGCTACAGTACTTCTGCTTGTTCTGCTACAGTACTTCTGCTTGTTCTGCATTGTTCTGCTACAGTACTTCTGCTTGTTCTGCTACAGTACTGTTTCTCCTTGTTCTGCTTCTGCTCCGTCTACTGATAAAGTTCAGGTACTGATTTCGTTCGCTAGCATAGTTCTTTGTGCTGCAACTCTGCTGGTTTGcccgttgtatcctgggaaacagacgtccgcTGAATCCTCGGAGCACATACTGGAGGgggcgaatctgttttaaggaaactgtacaAGCTACAGGCCTCgatttgatttaattaagcattattcTATTGTTTTTCTCAAGATACTGATTTGCTGGTTTTATACATTAGTCATACTCTACTGTGAACAGCACGCTTGTTTGGTTTACTGCATATCTGTCCTGTTTTTCCATATAATTTTATCAACAAGTTCTTGATCAACAAAAGAGAGTCCGAACATTTCCAACTTCATCCATTGCCAGCAACTACTTTCTCTCTATTCAACCATCCCATTTGCTTTCAGTTGAGGAACACGTTGATCAGAACCTTCTCAGAATGCAATGAAGCCTTCAACAACTTCAGAACCTATggaaaaacaaaagaaatcaaGTCTGGTTCCCATTAGGTGACTATTTTTCATATTCCAAGATGCAAAATTTATATTAGATTCATGATCTATTGAGGTATTTGGAAAGACAAACGAGAAGGAAGAAAATAGAATACCTCGTCCATGCCCAAAGTTACCTCCTCCTCGTGCAAGGTCACCACCTCCTTAACATTGAACTTATTAAGCAAAGTCATACTTGAAATATAGACATGGGTTCATCACCAAATTATCCATTACCATTTGACGCATGTTCACACGGTGGAGCCAGGTATGGAACGTCCTGTCATTCTCTTGTTGCACTGTGGGCAGATCGTGTTTGGATCATCAGAAACACGATATTGACAGTTTCAACCACATCTATTGAACTTTATATCGATTATTGAATCATTCTTCAGGAGCAAAGGAACGGAAGAAATGCCAACAGGTATTGGCTCCAAAAGGTTTTCTCTAGCTTGGTTTGCTTGGATGTATGATTCATTCAGGTTTCCTATGCTATCGTATAGGTTATGTGACGTCCGAAGCCGAAGAGGGTGGGGGTGATcaccggtgccatgaggttgcacggacaaggagcggctcctggcaggctctaggcgaagggaacatgaatgaaccgacacCACACCGGAATGAGTGGGATTCCAAAGCTGTTCAAGTATTGGACTGTGCAATTGAGAaagacttaaaagatttgatatgtactattgatatcaagaaggtgcatcttcttttcgttaactaatcacataagaactccaaaattAAGCGTGCATGTGATGCCGAGGGCCGAAGAGGGGATGAGAGAGATTCCAAAGCTGTTTaggtatgagactgtgcagttAAGGAGGGTTTGAAAGATTTGATATGTGCTACTTATATAAAaaagtgcatcttcttttcggtagcttatgacataagaactccaaagtaaAGCGTGTTTGACTTGAGGTCAATTTTGGAATAGTTGACCCCCGAGAAGtttctagggtgcgtgtgaatGAGGTGGGGACATAAACACACTTGAAATATCCGTTTTGGTATGATGAGGACAGTTGGAATATGAGGCATTACATGTCTGCTAATGAACCCACCGTTCCTTGTGTTTCAAGCGGTTGCCACGCGCAAAGTGATGATGTGGAAGAGGAAATCTATGATTTCTTTGCCGGCTTCTGCAAATAGGGCTCGTTTGCTTTGGGTTTCAATCAGCAGCTTCATGCTCACCGTGGAACAATCCATGTTTTAGAATCGCTGTTCTTCAgtgataattttttatttttaagttgtgaaATTGTAATCGAAGTgtcaaaaataaatatgtattttatgGGGGCTGACCTATTCAGTTCCAAGGATTCAGcgttgctttttttttttgggagcTATCCGAGATTAATAGTGCCCATTATCTGCAGCAAAATCACTGAACGGGGCTACCTTTTAAATTTGTCAAGAATCCCCATAATTTATTAGGTGACAGTGATCATTTTTAGAAGTTTGCTTGTATAATAGAGTATTATAAACCGAATGATGGCaaagtaattatttaaattagatATTATTTCaacaaatatttgatatttattCCAGAAAATTAACAATGTTGGTTGAAGATTATTGATCAGAGATTAGaagatatgatatttgagtCATGGAAATAGTTTTGAATATATCATCTTGGATATAATTGAAGTTTGAAGAAGATATGTTTGAAGATTATGAAATATTTGAAGACAATAAGGTATGTTTGAAGATTTAAACGAGACTTGGTTGGAGATAATTGAAGATTATTTTTGAAGGTTTTTGGAGAGATTTTACAAGTTTATTTTTAGAAGATCATGAACATTGAAAAAGAGAGAAGAATCTATCCTCGTCAGTTGATCGATGAGTTCAGATTTTCGATAGGCCTGGCCACCTGGAATCTGCATAAACTTGTATATCAGATAGGAGAGCATACAGAGGAACAGGGGCAAGCAAGAAGAGATATTACATCACTCTCTTGCAACGGTTGAAACATAATTTCctaatttaaatgattttcttaatattatcttttctttattgatttgattgtgtataATATCTTATGagattttgtctttctagataaTGAGATCATTATGCAAATATTATCATTATATGCTATTAATGTTCAAAAGGAGATTTGTTCCTAATAAAACTTTTACTTTCTTTGTGCAATAAATTTCCTTATCTTATATATTCTCTTCGAGAGATAAAATGGttgaaaaataagaaagaaTCAAGAAAATGTAGTGGCTCTTCGATCATTCTGGTGTTTCACTCTTCAGTAGAAGTCATCGAGTTTTTCAGAGAAAATTATTCACAACGTCACTGCTAATCGAAAGAGTGCAAATACAGCGTGTTGCCTTGAATGCTGGAGACATCTACAGACAACATCCGTGACGAAGTTGACTGAAAATTGTTTTCGTTGCTCCTGATTTGGCATCACATTTTTGTTGCTTTCTTAATAAGTTTTATTCTATTTATTTGGTTTTAGAAAGTATTTATTTTCTCGACGTTTTAAAAAGCATTTATTTTCTGAACCCAAGATTTTCAACATATTCAAAGAAGTgagaattttatttgcataatttcTTGGATGATTGTGAGATTGGGTTTTTTCGTAGATTTGTTTCTCTTGGGATAGTAAAGTAGGTCAATGGTCATTTTGATAAACTACGTAAAAATCTCTGGTGTTCTTTATATTTTACTTTTCCATTTtatcattaatatttaaaaccGGGCAATCATATAAAACCCAACATTTTCAAATGCTCGTGCCTTGATTCCAATGGCGTCATGCTCATTCTTCTTTGAATATCGGGACACATTTTGTCCTTTATTTATATCTAATAAATACCAATGAGATACATCGAGTTTCTTCTTTACTAGTCTAAGGTCCTTCAGAATGCATTCATTTGCTGATCGATACACCCATCTCTGCCTGATCAGCTTCATCCCTGAACTTCTTGTAGATATCACCTTTGTAAAATTTGCGCGTTCTTGCCACTAAAATCAGAGACGAAAGGGCTCCAAAGAACGTGATTGAGGCCAAAATCACAAATGCCAGTCGGTAGCATTGACTGCCAATGCAAGTCAGTTCTTTCACAGATGATCTTGTCATCCCCTTCTTCGCCAACTCCTTCAATGCTTCTTTATCATAAAGGGGTCCCGTAACTTTCACATTCAAAATGTAGGAGCCGAGTGGACTAGCCAGTTGGCCACAGTTGAATAAAGTAGAGTAGTATTTCAGGCCAAAAAGTTCAGAAATTATGGCGAATATTAGTGGCAATTGAGCACCAAATGAGAAACCAATGATCATTGATGCAAAATAGACGGAACCCTTGAATGGAAACGCGATGAGTAAAAGGCCAATGCAGGACAAGAATAGGATCAAAGTCATCATAAGAGGTCTTGGAAATTTGTACTTGGCGAGTAGGCTTTCAGACACAAATCCAGAGAAAATTCTGCCAAAGTAGTTCCATATACTGAGAAGGGATAAGAACGTTTTTATCGTTTTTGTTGGATATCCTAACGATTCCCCAATCTGTCCCAAGTTGTCTACGGCTGTTAAGCTCGATCCCAGGCCACAAAAAGTTGCGAGAAACAGAATCATCATATCGGTGCTCGAAAGTGCTTGCAAGATGGTGTAATCTTCCCCTCTTTCTGGTTTATTGAATATATCAGCAAAGCAAGGTGTGTCATTTGGTTTATTTTCTGACTTTGAGGCAGCAGGTGGAGTATCTTGGACTGGTGAACTCTCTATGGCTATCTGAGGAGGATTCGAATTTATGGGGAGGTTCTTTTTGGTCCAAATTATAGATTCCTCCCTAATGGCTATCAGAAGAGGGACAAAGAGTAAGGCACATACTACAGTGGCACTTCCTGCATATGCCGCCTGTGAGAAAGTCACCATTTTCTCTACTATAGTCATCACCATTATAAACAACGCAAGCACAATGGACACATACAGAAACTGGTAAAAAATTTTAAGCCCATTCGGGTTCCTAACTATCGGCATCGCACGAATTGTGTACACAAAAACCACAGACAAGGCAGCTGGAAGCCAAGCAATCAAAAGAATAAGTGATTTAGAATCATTTCCATAGACAGCCAGATAAATCTGCGTAAGAATCGCACCACTCAATCCTGTAAATCCCTTTAACAAACCTAACATAACGCctctattttctggaaaatttCTCACAGAAGTAACAAGAGCACCTGTATTCGCAAAATTCTGGGAATTTGCCCCAATGCATATGTAGATACACATCTGCCACACTTTCGGCTTTGAAATCTTGCCCGTGACAGAAAGCCATATCATGAAATACCCTGCAAAATTCATGGCAGATCCGATTAATAACACAAACCATGTTGGAGTTACCTCAGCTATGAGGCCAGACAACACTCCAACGTTGGCACCAAGATCCTTGAAGAAACCTAGGAGATTGAGGGTTGTTTGATCATATCCAAGAGAGGATTTTATCTCTTTGGAGTAAACTGCAAAGAGATATGTTGCTCCTGCTCCGGCCATGATGAGGAAAGATGCGAAAAGTGAAAACCATCGGCCCCGAATCACGGTGACTCCGAAGGCCAGCAGGTTACTGCGGCTCCAAGTGTCTGCGTTGGCAATGACCATATTTCTTGGTTTGGTAACTGAATTTGGTGAAGAGAAGGGGGAGAAGAACTACTTATATAAGCggataaaagactggtttttgagTGACAGTCCTATGGGAGGGTGGGGCTGGAATATACTAAAAAATGGAGTAGAGATTGCAACAGAAGATGGGGTTTTAATTTGCCGATGCAATTTTCTTGATTTACTACTCAAATA
Protein-coding sequences here:
- the LOC142548645 gene encoding protein NUCLEAR FUSION DEFECTIVE 4, with product MVIANADTWSRSNLLAFGVTVIRGRWFSLFASFLIMAGAGATYLFAVYSKEIKSSLGYDQTTLNLLGFFKDLGANVGVLSGLIAEVTPTWFVLLIGSAMNFAGYFMIWLSVTGKISKPKVWQMCIYICIGANSQNFANTGALVTSVRNFPENRGVMLGLLKGFTGLSGAILTQIYLAVYGNDSKSLILLIAWLPAALSVVFVYTIRAMPIVRNPNGLKIFYQFLYVSIVLALFIMVMTIVEKMVTFSQAAYAGSATVVCALLFVPLLIAIREESIIWTKKNLPINSNPPQIAIESSPVQDTPPAASKSENKPNDTPCFADIFNKPERGEDYTILQALSSTDMMILFLATFCGLGSSLTAVDNLGQIGESLGYPTKTIKTFLSLLSIWNYFGRIFSGFVSESLLAKYKFPRPLMMTLILFLSCIGLLLIAFPFKGSVYFASMIIGFSFGAQLPLIFAIISELFGLKYYSTLFNCGQLASPLGSYILNVKVTGPLYDKEALKELAKKGMTRSSVKELTCIGSQCYRLAFVILASITFFGALSSLILVARTRKFYKGDIYKKFRDEADQAEMGVSISK